From Bradysia coprophila strain Holo2 unplaced genomic scaffold, BU_Bcop_v1 contig_50, whole genome shotgun sequence, one genomic window encodes:
- the LOC119082875 gene encoding inactive glutathione S-transferase D3-like: MCPILYHSVLLPSSRAVLLLMRNLDLDQYEVKNIDLHMDELNPPEYLTTDERHQVPVYVDGDFVLTESRAILCYLASASGTFYPKDLKKRALVDSRLHFDGTNSFTIIRDFWLPAFRGKKKLMTNRCEGVKILLEKLESFLLNSDWFAGDDVTIADFSYLANVATIKAWGVNLKDYPNLYNWHERCRTLPGFLENQKGAKFLAKEVAMLVGEPLWPNT; encoded by the exons ATGTGTCCAATTTTATATCACAGTGTTCTGTTGCCATCAAGTCGGGCCGTGTTGCTATTGATGCGAAATTTGGATCTCGATCAGTATGAAGTGAAAAATATCGATTTGCATATGGACGAACTGAATCCGCCCGAGTATTTAACAACAGACGAACGACATCAGGTGCCGGTTTATGTTGACGGTGATTTTGTGTTGACCGAATCTCGGGCAATTCTGTGTTATTTAGCCAGTGCATCGGGAACATTTTATCCGAAGGATTTGAAAAAACGAGCACTGGTCGATTCAAGGCTACATTTTGATGGgacaaattcatttacaattaTTCGAGATTTCTGG CTTCCAGCTTTTCGCGGTAAAAAAAAGCTCATGACGAACCGATGCGAAGGAGTAAAAATTTTGCTGGAAAAAttggaatcatttttattgaactcaGACTGGTTTGCTGGCGATGATGTAACAATTGCTGACTTCTCATATTTGGCAAATGTGGCTACAATTAAG GCATGGGGTGTTAACCTAAAAGACTATCCAAATCTATACAATTGGCACGAGCGATGTCGAACACTTCCCGGATTTCTGGAAAATCAAAAGGGAGCAAAATTTCTAGCCAAGGAAGTGGCAATGCTGGTTGGTGAACCACTATGGCCCAACACTTAA